In Microvenator marinus, one genomic interval encodes:
- a CDS encoding PrkA family serine protein kinase — MSKDSLLHKISSLHDVEEYRELHWEGSFEEYLALVREDRRVVRTAYQRVYDMILSYGSEEYLDNKKKVISYNFFSDPVNNGHDAIYGLDIPLMRLVNVFKAAANEYGTEKRIILLHGPVGSSKSTIARLLKKGLEEYTKTDEGRLYTFVWKLPEDLQHLTGGQSELADPMNEEPLKLIPSEWRGSALKELGLQDEHNSVRIRGDLNPASRYIYEQLMKHYDGNWARVMEHVRVRRLIFSEKDRRGIGTFQPKDEKNQDSTELTGDINYRKIAIYGSDSDPRAFNFDGEFCVANRGIIEFVEILKLDVAFLYDLLGATQERKIKPKKFAQTDIDEVILGHTNEPEYRKLLSNEYMEALRDRTVKIDIPYITKYQEEVKVYQKDFNNEVVRGKHIAPHTIEMAAMWAVLTRLEDPKKHNLTLLQKLKLYDGKSLTGFTQDNVKELRKETLREGLVGISPRYIQDKLSNALVSDKSDTSINPFLVLNEIEGGLKNHSLISNEEERNRYRELLAVVKQEYEDIVKNEVQRAISADEEAITKLCANYIDNVKAYTQKEKVRNKYTGQYEEPDERLMRSVEEKIDIPESRKDDFRGVIIRSIGALAIDGKQFTYKTNERLHKALELKLFEDQKDSIKLATIVTNVVDKETQEKIDIVKQRMIRNYGYNEESATDVLNFVASIFARGDSKQS; from the coding sequence ATGAGCAAAGATAGCCTTCTTCATAAGATAAGCAGTCTCCACGACGTCGAGGAATACCGCGAGCTTCACTGGGAGGGCTCGTTTGAAGAGTACCTTGCCCTGGTTCGTGAGGACCGACGCGTAGTTCGAACGGCGTATCAGCGCGTCTACGATATGATTCTTTCATACGGTTCCGAAGAGTATCTGGACAATAAGAAGAAGGTCATCAGTTACAACTTCTTCTCTGACCCCGTGAACAACGGTCATGACGCGATTTATGGCCTCGACATCCCGCTAATGCGGCTCGTCAACGTGTTCAAGGCAGCGGCGAACGAGTATGGCACCGAGAAGCGTATCATCTTGCTTCATGGCCCCGTGGGTAGCTCCAAATCGACGATTGCGCGCCTGCTCAAGAAAGGGCTTGAGGAGTACACCAAAACCGACGAAGGACGGCTCTACACCTTTGTGTGGAAGCTTCCTGAGGACCTTCAGCACTTGACCGGTGGGCAGTCCGAACTCGCCGACCCGATGAACGAGGAGCCGCTCAAGCTCATTCCGTCTGAGTGGCGCGGATCGGCGTTGAAGGAGCTCGGTCTTCAGGACGAGCATAACTCCGTCAGAATCCGAGGCGATCTCAACCCCGCAAGCCGCTACATCTACGAACAGTTGATGAAGCATTACGATGGCAATTGGGCACGCGTGATGGAGCACGTTCGAGTGCGGCGCCTCATCTTCAGCGAGAAGGACCGACGCGGTATCGGCACGTTCCAACCGAAAGACGAAAAGAACCAGGATTCCACCGAACTTACCGGCGATATCAACTACCGAAAGATCGCGATTTACGGCTCGGACTCGGACCCGCGAGCGTTCAACTTCGACGGCGAGTTCTGCGTGGCAAACCGAGGAATCATCGAGTTTGTGGAGATTTTGAAGCTCGACGTGGCCTTCCTCTACGACCTCCTTGGCGCGACTCAAGAGCGAAAGATCAAGCCGAAGAAATTCGCTCAGACGGATATCGACGAGGTCATCCTTGGCCACACCAACGAACCCGAGTACCGAAAGCTCCTCTCAAACGAGTATATGGAGGCTTTGCGTGACCGTACGGTTAAGATCGATATCCCGTACATCACCAAGTACCAGGAAGAAGTAAAGGTCTACCAAAAGGACTTCAACAACGAGGTTGTGCGGGGCAAACACATCGCGCCGCATACCATCGAGATGGCCGCAATGTGGGCCGTTCTGACGCGTTTGGAAGACCCCAAGAAACACAACCTGACGCTGCTCCAAAAGCTCAAGCTTTACGACGGAAAGTCCCTCACGGGATTCACTCAGGACAACGTCAAAGAACTGCGCAAAGAGACGCTGCGAGAAGGTCTCGTCGGTATCTCGCCGCGCTACATTCAAGACAAGCTCTCGAATGCGTTGGTCTCTGACAAATCGGACACGAGCATCAACCCGTTCCTAGTTCTCAATGAGATCGAAGGTGGTCTTAAGAATCACTCGTTGATCTCAAACGAAGAAGAGCGAAACCGCTATCGAGAGCTGCTCGCGGTGGTCAAGCAAGAGTATGAGGATATCGTGAAGAACGAGGTGCAGCGCGCGATTTCGGCCGACGAGGAGGCTATTACCAAGTTGTGCGCGAACTATATCGACAACGTCAAAGCCTACACTCAGAAAGAGAAGGTCAGAAACAAATACACCGGGCAGTACGAGGAGCCCGACGAGCGATTGATGCGCTCGGTCGAGGAGAAGATCGACATCCCAGAATCGCGCAAGGACGACTTCCGCGGCGTGATTATCCGCTCCATTGGAGCCCTCGCGATCGATGGCAAACAGTTCACGTACAAGACCAATGAGCGCCTACACAAAGCGCTTGAGCTCAAGCTATTCGAAGACCAGAAGGACTCCATCAAGCTCGCAACCATCGTCACAAATGTGGTGGACAAAGAGACTCAGGAGAAGATCGATATCGTCAAACAACGCATGATTCGGAACTACGGCTATAACGAGGAATCAGCGACCGACGTGCTCAATTTCGTGGCGAGTATTTTCGCGCGCGGTGACTCCAAACAGAGCTAA
- the mce gene encoding methylmalonyl-CoA epimerase: MLTKIDHIGIAVHSIDEKIPLYRDVLGLEFLGEEEVSSQKVRVAFFKIGESMIELLEPTADESPIAKFLAKNGEGIHHLAAGVDDIDKARARAAEGGLRLLSDKPLDGAHGKLISFVHPKDTGSVLLEFTQRSGD; the protein is encoded by the coding sequence ATGCTCACAAAAATCGACCATATCGGCATTGCAGTTCACTCAATTGACGAAAAAATTCCGCTCTATCGAGACGTGCTTGGCCTCGAATTCCTTGGTGAAGAGGAAGTTTCTTCGCAAAAGGTGCGGGTCGCTTTCTTCAAGATCGGCGAGTCGATGATCGAGCTTTTGGAGCCGACCGCGGATGAGAGCCCAATCGCAAAATTCCTCGCGAAGAATGGCGAAGGCATCCATCACCTTGCTGCCGGCGTGGATGATATCGATAAGGCCAGGGCACGTGCAGCTGAGGGCGGTTTGCGGCTCCTGAGCGACAAACCCTTGGACGGCGCACACGGAAAGCTGATTTCCTTCGTGCACCCGAAAGATACAGGCAGTGTGTTGTTGGAGTTTACGCAGCGCTCAGGCGACTAG
- a CDS encoding sporulation protein: MSKFKLSDTMQFLSGRFNAIVGGEVTLTLEADSQDVKAGEELRAFAKLRSPEKDRQIDYLLISLKGQVQREGKWRDFAQSAEVAQATTLPADHEFVVPIVILIPSDAVLTEDGGSWSLSARAFVDKTIDPRAELAIKVGA, from the coding sequence ATGAGTAAATTCAAACTCAGTGACACCATGCAATTTCTCTCCGGTCGCTTCAATGCGATCGTGGGTGGAGAAGTTACTCTGACCCTTGAGGCAGACAGTCAAGACGTAAAGGCCGGTGAGGAGCTGCGCGCATTTGCGAAGCTTCGTTCGCCAGAGAAAGACCGACAGATCGACTACTTGCTGATCAGCTTGAAAGGCCAAGTTCAACGTGAGGGTAAATGGCGAGATTTTGCCCAGAGCGCTGAAGTCGCTCAGGCCACTACGCTGCCTGCCGACCACGAATTTGTGGTGCCGATTGTCATCTTGATTCCGAGCGATGCTGTCCTCACTGAGGACGGTGGCTCGTGGTCCCTCTCCGCACGGGCATTTGTAGACAAAACCATCGATCCGCGCGCCGAGCTCGCCATCAAGGTAGGTGCATGA
- a CDS encoding IPT/TIG domain-containing protein — MRLLCALVCVLLSTSAWAERIIKNDNVGESVNSPTATAQLIAGESYEAVFDIPAEYMPENSGRPLNITGVRVLMVDNPDEPGRACGRFSFEIYEEPPGASAVESTCTVIDLQTFQTSNPRHKDPGTKLFDLAQVPVPMGPLGFVIEGSPAQGNASFQDLTIAAINQNQGVNIQPIAVTTNRIRVAITALDEQCGATGQGDYFPIMVSDTDGVDGDSKNFIYGREPNFCPTFRHYVWEDFAPAFSATPGDWLIRLIVDYDDFTNPDPDMGMDMGSDMGMDDMGTSDMDEMDMGVVEDSGPDMPVGEDIDLGNNNGNNGDNNGTNNGEAGFTLSSITPDSGPSGASTDVVLVGAGFEPGVEVLIGTEAIGVRETRPGRISATVPEGLSLGTYDVIVTNPNGDTAILQDAYTVVDGEGLDRVNGADDGCGCTSTQGSGSALLVFVFLGLLRLRRRSS, encoded by the coding sequence ATGCGTCTTTTATGTGCGCTCGTCTGTGTGTTGTTGAGCACGTCGGCATGGGCTGAAAGAATTATTAAGAATGATAATGTTGGGGAATCCGTCAACAGCCCGACTGCCACGGCGCAGCTGATCGCCGGGGAGTCTTACGAGGCGGTCTTCGACATCCCGGCTGAGTACATGCCGGAGAACAGCGGTCGACCGCTCAATATCACGGGTGTTCGGGTACTCATGGTGGACAACCCTGACGAGCCTGGGCGCGCCTGCGGCCGATTTTCCTTTGAGATTTATGAAGAGCCGCCCGGTGCATCGGCCGTAGAATCCACGTGCACTGTGATTGACCTGCAGACGTTCCAAACATCGAATCCGCGTCACAAAGACCCAGGGACCAAACTCTTTGACCTCGCGCAAGTTCCGGTCCCTATGGGGCCGCTAGGATTTGTAATCGAAGGCTCTCCTGCTCAAGGAAATGCCTCTTTTCAAGACTTGACTATCGCCGCCATCAACCAAAACCAGGGTGTTAATATTCAGCCAATTGCGGTGACCACCAACCGTATTCGTGTGGCTATCACCGCCCTAGATGAGCAATGTGGAGCCACCGGACAAGGCGACTACTTTCCCATCATGGTTTCGGACACGGATGGAGTTGATGGGGACTCTAAGAACTTCATCTACGGCCGTGAACCAAATTTCTGCCCGACCTTTAGACACTATGTTTGGGAAGACTTCGCGCCGGCTTTCTCGGCGACCCCGGGCGATTGGTTGATTCGTCTGATCGTGGACTACGACGACTTCACCAATCCCGACCCCGATATGGGCATGGATATGGGAAGCGACATGGGTATGGATGACATGGGCACGAGCGACATGGACGAAATGGACATGGGCGTGGTGGAGGATAGCGGCCCAGATATGCCAGTCGGCGAGGATATTGACCTCGGAAACAATAATGGAAACAACGGAGACAACAACGGCACCAACAATGGTGAAGCCGGCTTTACGCTCAGCAGCATCACGCCTGATTCTGGCCCAAGTGGCGCCTCCACGGACGTCGTTCTGGTGGGAGCTGGCTTTGAGCCAGGCGTGGAAGTCCTGATTGGCACCGAGGCGATTGGCGTGCGAGAAACGCGGCCAGGCCGCATCAGCGCTACAGTTCCCGAAGGCCTTTCCCTGGGGACCTATGACGTGATCGTGACGAACCCGAACGGTGATACCGCCATTCTCCAAGATGCTTATACGGTTGTGGACGGTGAAGGCCTCGACCGAGTCAACGGCGCCGATGATGGCTGTGGTTGCACCTCTACCCAGGGTTCGGGTTCCGCCCTCCTCGTCTTTGTATTCCTTGGTTTGCTACGCCTGAGAAGACGGAGCTCCTAA
- a CDS encoding DUF938 domain-containing protein, with product MKRYSEACIRNSPFILEALRGVLGESGRLVEIGAGTGQHAVDFARGLPGWTYQPCDLPENHESILAWREEAGLKNLEAPLEFNLLDPEPPVPTCDAVLCVNTIHIAPDACTPKLFEHASAMLADGGNLVLYGPFKYRGKALEPSNEAFDQSLRERGFSGLKFFEDLVELANGHGFEFVKDYEMPANNHILHWRK from the coding sequence TTGAAACGTTATTCCGAGGCCTGCATTCGTAACTCGCCGTTCATCTTGGAAGCTCTCCGAGGGGTTTTGGGCGAGTCAGGGCGATTGGTTGAGATTGGAGCTGGCACAGGTCAGCACGCGGTCGACTTTGCGCGGGGTTTGCCGGGCTGGACCTATCAGCCCTGTGACCTGCCGGAAAACCACGAAAGCATCCTCGCCTGGCGAGAAGAAGCAGGGCTAAAGAATCTTGAGGCGCCTCTGGAGTTCAACCTTCTCGATCCCGAACCGCCTGTGCCGACGTGTGATGCCGTCCTCTGCGTCAACACGATTCATATCGCGCCGGATGCCTGCACCCCTAAACTCTTCGAACATGCCTCGGCAATGTTGGCGGATGGCGGCAATCTCGTGCTCTACGGCCCTTTTAAGTATCGGGGAAAGGCGCTTGAGCCCAGCAACGAGGCGTTCGACCAATCGTTGCGAGAGCGAGGATTCTCGGGCCTTAAGTTCTTCGAGGACCTCGTAGAATTAGCGAATGGGCATGGATTTGAGTTCGTGAAGGACTACGAGATGCCCGCAAACAATCACATCCTTCATTGGCGAAAATAA
- a CDS encoding vWA domain-containing protein has translation MKTLATIIALLALMSTSLTASARVQPQAPLKLNTSISHPHLPANTTQEVYATVRVTGGPAQATSERAPLNVALVIDRSTSMSGGRLEQAKNAAIQFVRMLQPTDRLAIASYGSDVSQEMVSKPATPQNKELMELAISRIELSGATNLSGGLELGVQLISGHRSDETVNRVILLSDGHANNGITSVEGLANLARGTLEKGISISTMGIGLDYNEELMTQIAVNAAGNYYFVEDEKALAQIFEKEAKGLSSTVARKAVLTLTAGPGVEVLGIEGYTFRTKGNKTTVSLAEFYANQAKDLLVRMSVTTPADGSMKVLSAYLSFEAVGKDEKSAISKTMSASVTTNRELVQKVDTGVMKRVQQAEVARNMEEAMKAYERGEAQKAAEIVRAQRQSNAAKGAKYDFADDADFARVNEELAEMEADVQAAPAASTQGKRSIKEKKARAYEIQMDSANF, from the coding sequence ATGAAAACGCTCGCCACCATCATCGCCCTCTTAGCCCTCATGAGCACAAGCTTGACCGCAAGCGCTCGAGTGCAACCTCAAGCCCCGCTGAAGCTCAACACGAGCATCTCGCACCCTCACCTTCCGGCGAACACGACCCAAGAGGTTTACGCCACGGTCAGAGTGACGGGAGGCCCTGCGCAGGCCACATCTGAGCGAGCACCCTTGAATGTGGCGCTCGTGATTGACCGTTCAACTTCGATGTCTGGCGGGCGACTTGAGCAGGCTAAAAACGCAGCTATTCAGTTTGTTCGCATGCTCCAACCTACTGACCGCCTGGCCATTGCGTCGTACGGCTCGGACGTGAGCCAGGAAATGGTGTCCAAACCCGCTACTCCGCAAAACAAGGAGCTCATGGAGTTGGCGATTAGCCGCATTGAGCTTAGCGGAGCCACGAATCTAAGTGGCGGATTGGAACTCGGTGTTCAGTTGATTTCAGGGCATCGCTCTGATGAAACCGTGAACCGAGTTATCTTGCTTTCGGACGGACACGCCAATAACGGAATCACTTCGGTCGAAGGGCTCGCAAACCTTGCTCGTGGCACTCTTGAGAAAGGTATTTCAATCTCCACCATGGGAATCGGACTCGATTATAACGAGGAATTGATGACCCAAATCGCGGTCAACGCTGCTGGAAACTACTACTTCGTGGAGGACGAAAAGGCCCTCGCCCAGATTTTTGAGAAAGAGGCGAAAGGACTCTCGAGCACGGTTGCACGCAAGGCTGTTCTTACGCTGACCGCCGGTCCCGGCGTTGAGGTCCTCGGAATCGAAGGATACACATTCCGGACGAAGGGCAACAAGACTACCGTGAGTTTGGCCGAATTCTATGCAAACCAGGCCAAAGACCTCCTGGTGCGAATGAGCGTCACCACGCCAGCCGACGGAAGCATGAAAGTCCTGAGCGCCTACTTGAGCTTCGAGGCGGTTGGAAAGGACGAAAAATCAGCGATTTCAAAGACGATGAGCGCATCCGTGACGACCAACCGTGAACTCGTCCAGAAAGTGGACACGGGCGTTATGAAGCGTGTGCAGCAAGCTGAGGTGGCTCGAAACATGGAAGAAGCGATGAAGGCCTACGAGCGTGGAGAAGCTCAAAAAGCGGCGGAAATCGTACGGGCTCAGCGCCAGTCAAACGCAGCAAAGGGCGCAAAATACGACTTCGCTGATGATGCCGACTTCGCACGTGTAAACGAGGAACTCGCCGAAATGGAGGCCGACGTCCAGGCGGCTCCCGCGGCGAGCACCCAGGGCAAGCGTTCCATCAAAGAGAAGAAGGCCCGCGCCTACGAGATTCAAATGGACTCGGCGAATTTCTAA
- the rdgC gene encoding recombination-associated protein RdgC, giving the protein MGAFQGNLTYKLFFVEGELPDDWKDRYLQSIRKFSFEELTPDSEEEEAMGWVSVLRPLQTDFVLNNVVYDDFLCLGLRKDRYTLPSDLLKAHLEELQREFMRKNEKQRLSKFEREDLKTIVKRRLKEQTLPKMKVTDMVWQLSAKRVRYWSQSASQVEVFQEFFEDTFGLNLLPASPYIYALQNDLDDDELTNLATVEPANLVTGSPTIDY; this is encoded by the coding sequence ATGGGTGCATTTCAAGGTAATCTCACTTACAAGTTGTTTTTTGTGGAAGGCGAGCTCCCGGATGATTGGAAGGACCGCTATCTGCAGTCGATTCGAAAGTTCTCTTTTGAAGAGTTGACGCCCGATTCTGAAGAAGAAGAAGCCATGGGGTGGGTGAGCGTGTTACGGCCGCTTCAAACCGATTTTGTGCTTAACAACGTAGTCTATGACGACTTCCTCTGCCTCGGGCTGCGAAAGGACCGCTACACCTTGCCGTCCGACCTCTTGAAGGCTCATCTCGAAGAGCTCCAGCGCGAGTTCATGCGTAAGAACGAGAAGCAACGCCTCTCAAAATTCGAGCGAGAGGACTTGAAGACCATCGTTAAGCGAAGGCTCAAAGAACAGACGCTGCCGAAGATGAAGGTCACCGACATGGTCTGGCAACTCTCGGCCAAACGCGTGCGATACTGGAGCCAGTCGGCCTCACAGGTCGAAGTCTTCCAAGAGTTTTTCGAGGACACTTTCGGCCTTAACCTGCTTCCCGCAAGCCCGTATATCTACGCGCTCCAAAACGATTTGGATGACGACGAGCTCACGAACTTGGCTACGGTCGAGCCCGCGAATCTCGTGACTGGAAGCCCGACCATCGACTACTAA
- a CDS encoding undecaprenyl-diphosphate phosphatase, whose translation MNLLESIVLGMVQGATEFLPVSSSGHLVIGQYFLGVKEPGLLFDIILHVGTLLAVVFYYRRDVYLLVRDTLWGLRTLFETRSLKKALERTGTRIAAFIVLATIPTGLMGVGIGKILEPDDGSVIVTPAFVFGMLIFNGIILFSNRFVKDAPMDVDDWNLTWKKALIVGVTQGFAVLPGISRSGTTITTALYLGVSRPEAARFSFLLSIPAILGAVVLKFDPSVFSGEDGDSAILIYTAGALVAGVVGYLCLKLLVSLLQKARFFHFAWYSWAVGVLGLLYLVLHSPV comes from the coding sequence ATGAATCTCCTCGAGTCGATAGTCCTTGGGATGGTGCAGGGAGCCACTGAGTTCCTGCCCGTAAGCTCATCCGGGCATCTGGTCATCGGCCAATATTTTCTGGGCGTCAAAGAACCCGGCCTGCTTTTCGATATCATCCTGCATGTCGGAACTCTTTTGGCCGTCGTCTTCTACTACCGCCGAGACGTGTATCTCCTTGTCCGCGATACCCTCTGGGGGCTTCGTACGTTGTTCGAAACGCGGTCGCTCAAGAAGGCCCTAGAGCGCACAGGCACTCGAATTGCCGCATTTATCGTGCTTGCCACCATCCCTACTGGCTTGATGGGCGTGGGCATCGGCAAGATCCTCGAACCCGACGACGGCTCCGTGATTGTGACGCCGGCGTTTGTGTTCGGAATGCTCATCTTCAATGGCATCATTCTCTTCTCGAACCGATTCGTCAAAGACGCTCCGATGGACGTGGACGATTGGAACTTGACCTGGAAAAAGGCCCTCATCGTAGGTGTTACGCAGGGATTCGCCGTGTTGCCGGGGATTTCTCGGTCTGGCACGACCATCACCACCGCTCTCTACCTCGGCGTCTCGCGCCCAGAAGCCGCTCGATTCTCGTTCCTCCTTTCAATCCCTGCAATTCTTGGCGCCGTCGTCTTGAAATTTGATCCCAGCGTATTTTCTGGGGAAGACGGCGACTCAGCCATCCTCATCTACACGGCTGGGGCATTGGTGGCTGGCGTGGTCGGGTACCTTTGTCTCAAGCTACTCGTGTCGCTTCTGCAGAAGGCCCGATTCTTCCATTTTGCGTGGTATTCGTGGGCCGTTGGGGTCCTTGGCCTACTCTACCTCGTGCTTCACTCGCCCGTCTGA
- a CDS encoding ABC transporter ATP-binding protein: MKEHPLKRLLTVARQHRKRVWLAGASSVLNKIFDLAPPALIGAAVDTVVEREDSLIASFGVTDAFDQLVVLAAVTVVIWALESAFEYAAARLWRNLAQTIQHDLRQKAYEHIQDLELKFFHEKSTGSLMAILNDDVNQLERFLDEGANDLLQVATTAIVICGAFFVMAPGVAWMAMLPIPIVLWGSFKFQRLLAPKYARVRERVASLNSQLSNNLSGIATIKSFATEAYESKRIEAESRAYEDANRDAIKLASAFSPLIRMAIVVGFVATLVYGGVLVLDEKLAVGTYSVMVFLTQRLLWPLTRLGRTFDTYQRAMASTQRILDLLETPIEIQSGGLRPEAIHGEIEFQGVDFGYPNRENLLNGFDLKIPAGATLGVVGATGSGKTTLINLLLRFYDPRAGKILVDGTPIEELELDALRRAIGLVSQHVFLFHGTVEENIRYGSEDATLKEIEEVARQAEAMEFVEKLPLGLKTIVGERGETLSGGQRQRISIARALLKNPPILILDEATSAVDNETEAAIQRSLEKISKERTTLIVAHRLSTVRRADSIIVMEHGKITEHGTHEELVDLNGTYARLWRVQTGE, from the coding sequence GTGAAAGAGCATCCTTTAAAGCGACTACTGACCGTCGCAAGGCAACACCGCAAGCGCGTGTGGTTGGCTGGCGCGTCGTCGGTATTGAACAAGATTTTCGACCTTGCGCCCCCTGCCCTAATCGGCGCCGCGGTGGATACCGTGGTCGAGCGCGAAGACTCGCTCATCGCGAGCTTTGGCGTCACCGACGCCTTCGACCAGCTCGTGGTTCTGGCGGCAGTTACCGTGGTGATCTGGGCCTTAGAATCGGCGTTCGAATACGCGGCGGCCAGACTTTGGCGTAACCTCGCCCAGACCATTCAGCACGACTTGAGGCAGAAAGCCTACGAGCATATCCAAGACCTCGAGCTCAAATTCTTTCATGAGAAGAGCACGGGCTCGCTGATGGCCATTCTGAACGACGATGTAAACCAGCTCGAACGTTTTCTAGACGAAGGGGCAAACGACCTGCTTCAGGTGGCGACAACGGCCATCGTGATTTGTGGAGCGTTTTTTGTCATGGCGCCAGGCGTGGCGTGGATGGCCATGCTTCCGATCCCAATCGTGCTCTGGGGATCGTTTAAGTTTCAGCGTCTTTTGGCTCCGAAATACGCAAGGGTTCGCGAACGTGTTGCATCGTTGAACTCGCAGCTCTCCAATAATCTGAGCGGCATCGCCACCATCAAGAGCTTTGCGACCGAGGCCTACGAATCCAAACGTATTGAGGCCGAGAGCCGCGCCTACGAGGACGCTAATCGGGACGCCATCAAGCTCGCGTCGGCATTCTCTCCGCTTATCCGAATGGCGATTGTCGTCGGATTCGTCGCGACCCTCGTTTACGGCGGCGTGCTCGTTCTCGATGAGAAACTCGCTGTGGGTACGTACAGCGTGATGGTTTTCCTCACTCAGCGGCTTCTCTGGCCCTTGACGCGGCTCGGACGGACCTTCGACACATATCAGCGCGCCATGGCCTCTACGCAACGCATCCTGGACCTTCTCGAGACGCCGATTGAGATTCAAAGCGGAGGGCTTAGGCCGGAGGCGATCCACGGCGAAATCGAGTTTCAGGGCGTTGATTTTGGCTACCCCAACCGCGAAAACCTTCTGAATGGCTTCGACCTTAAGATTCCAGCGGGAGCCACGCTCGGAGTCGTTGGCGCGACGGGGTCTGGAAAGACCACGCTCATCAATCTACTCCTCAGATTCTACGACCCGCGGGCGGGGAAAATCCTCGTAGATGGAACGCCCATAGAGGAGCTCGAGCTCGATGCCCTAAGACGCGCCATTGGCCTCGTCTCGCAGCATGTCTTTCTCTTCCACGGCACGGTCGAGGAGAATATTCGTTATGGCTCGGAAGACGCTACGCTGAAGGAGATTGAGGAAGTCGCCCGTCAGGCCGAAGCGATGGAGTTTGTGGAAAAGCTTCCTCTCGGCCTCAAAACCATCGTGGGTGAGCGCGGTGAGACGCTGTCTGGCGGGCAGCGACAGCGAATCTCGATTGCTCGAGCCCTCCTCAAAAACCCACCCATCCTTATTTTGGACGAGGCGACATCGGCCGTTGATAACGAGACCGAGGCTGCGATTCAGCGTTCGTTGGAAAAGATTTCTAAGGAGCGCACCACGCTCATCGTGGCCCACCGCTTGTCTACAGTTCGACGTGCTGACTCCATCATCGTGATGGAGCACGGCAAGATTACCGAACATGGCACGCACGAGGAGTTAGTGGATTTGAATGGGACTTATGCGCGTCTCTGGCGCGTTCAGACGGGCGAGTGA
- a CDS encoding SAM hydrolase/SAM-dependent halogenase family protein, producing the protein MSRTIAMISDFGYRDAYVGIMKSVIKGLSPDAQLIDLCHEVPAHNVMSGAYLVASAVAYLPENSIVLGVVDPGVGTSRRAIAVQAGQLTYIGPDNGLFNMAYDLTPPLKAVELSNSDFHLPRVSKTFHGRDIFSPVAGHLARGVAFEELGYEIEIESLVRLPEIGPLIKESGIECRIVHVDHFGNVVTNLSRDVMEAAQRRPVFARIKEHRAQFAESFAHVAKNDPVAYFNSTDFLEIGIRNGSAAEQLDLKQRNMLHIETERI; encoded by the coding sequence ATGAGCCGCACTATCGCAATGATTTCGGATTTTGGTTACCGAGACGCCTACGTGGGCATCATGAAGTCGGTGATCAAGGGCTTAAGCCCTGATGCTCAGCTCATCGACCTATGTCACGAGGTCCCGGCGCATAACGTCATGTCGGGGGCCTATCTAGTGGCGAGCGCAGTGGCGTATCTTCCTGAAAACTCGATTGTGCTCGGTGTGGTGGACCCAGGTGTGGGAACTTCTAGGCGCGCCATTGCGGTGCAGGCCGGCCAACTCACGTATATCGGGCCAGACAACGGGCTCTTCAACATGGCGTATGACCTGACCCCGCCGTTGAAAGCTGTGGAACTGAGCAATTCAGACTTCCATCTGCCACGCGTGTCAAAGACCTTCCATGGACGCGATATCTTCTCTCCGGTTGCTGGCCATCTGGCTCGTGGCGTGGCTTTCGAGGAGCTTGGCTATGAGATTGAGATCGAGAGTTTGGTGCGCCTTCCTGAGATTGGCCCGCTCATCAAAGAGAGCGGAATCGAGTGCAGAATCGTGCACGTGGACCATTTCGGAAACGTGGTGACCAACCTCTCTCGAGACGTCATGGAGGCCGCGCAAAGGCGTCCGGTATTCGCTCGAATCAAGGAGCATCGCGCTCAGTTCGCGGAGTCCTTTGCCCACGTGGCCAAGAATGACCCGGTCGCTTACTTCAACTCTACGGATTTCCTCGAAATCGGCATCCGAAACGGCAGCGCTGCTGAGCAATTAGACCTCAAGCAGCGAAATATGCTTCATATCGAAACCGAACGCATCTAA